CGATAGCCTAGCTTATAAATCGTTTCAATGGGGTCATCTGCGCCTGCCCGTCTCAACTTTTGGCGGAGTCCCTTAATGTGCGATCGCACCGCTCCCTCGCTGGGAATGTCATCCAGCACCCAAAGACTCGTCAGCAGGCGATCGAGGCTAAAAATCTGATCGGGATGCCGCAGAAATAGCTCCAACAACTGATATTCCTTGGCTGCGAGGGGCACGGATTGCCCGTTGTACGTTACCTCACAATTGTTGGGATTAAGCTGGAGGTTTCCCCACTGAAGCAGGGGCGATCGCGCTTTTTGGTTGCGGCGTAACAGTGCTCGCACCCGTGCTAATAGCTCGTCTACGTCAAAGGGTTTCACAACATAATCATCGGCTCCTGCATCCAACCCCATGATCCGATTCGTTACACTATCTGACGCTGTCATCAGCAGAATCGGGGTGTCTTGATTGGGCGTATCTGTAATGCTGCGATCAGCCCGTAATTGCCGACAAATCTCGATTCCACTCAACTGCGGCAACATCCAATCCAGCAGAATCAGGTCGTAGGTATAGGTTTCAATCAGATCTCGCCCGGTTTCCCCATCTGTTGCAATGTCAACTTGATAGTGTTGCTTAGTCAACAACTGCTGAAGCAACTGAGCGAATCCTGTATCATCTTCAACGCATAGAATCTTCACAATGTCGTTTGGTCATCAAACAGTTCTGTCTAAACCTATAGACTCACCCTAGACGCACTCTTTCTTAGCCAAGGCAGAGGGCAGGTTAGCAGCGTTCTATACCCAGTCGGCCAAGGTCATCACATCAGACTTGGCAGACTCCGTAGACCGCCCCAAACATAGATCATTACGAACCAACCCCCTAATTCAAGAGTATGAAATTTCTGTGAGGGATGTGTGAAGGAGTTATTAAACTCAACATGGCACTTACGCTCAAAATGGCCTGCTTTGACAGATTTCCGAACATCTTAACCGCATACCCGGTTTGAATTTTGAGGTTTCAGGTTTGAGTTGAAAATCCATGGTTACATCAGCAATTTCGCTATTCCATCCCTCTGCCAAACGAAAGCCCTTGACTCTCCACTTTACTGGAGAGTTCAAAATGGCAACAGTTCCCCATTAAACAGTTCCCCACTAAAAGGATTGAAGGATGAAACTTGAGTTCACGGTTCCCAATATGGCCTGTTCTGCGTGTGGAGACACCATTACAAAAGCGATTCAGGCGCTTGATCCGAGCGCATTAGTCCAAACCGACCCGAAAACGAAGCAGGTCAGGGTAGACACAAGTGCTGCCGAACCTGCCGTCAAGCAAGCGATTACCGACGCGGGCTACACCGTCACCTAGAGCATCGGCATGGAAAACACAACTCTCAAATTGAAGGGCATGAGCTGTGCCGCATGTGCCAGCACCATTGAAGACGCGATTCGCGCGGTTCCCGGTGTGGAAGCCTGTAGCGTTAACTTTGGGGCAGAGCAAGCCAGGGTCACCTACGACCCTACGCAAACAGACGTTTCCGCTATTCAAACGGCTGTGGATGATGCGGGCTACGCAGCTCAGCCGCTCCAGGATGATCCGTTGGCATCGGACGATGATGCCGAGCGTCGGGAACGCCAAGCCGAGCAACGGACGCTCGCCCGAAAGGTGTGGGTGAGTGGCATCATCAGCGCCATTCTCGTCATCGGTTCGATTCCCGCAATGACGGGCATTGCCGTTCCGCTCATTCCCATGGGGCTTCACACCCCCCTCTTGCAAATGGTTCTAACCGCTCCGGTATTGCTGTGGGCCGGCAATTCCTTTTTTATCAATGCCTGGAAAGCCTTCAAACGCCACACGGCCACAATGGATACCCTAGTGGCGGTGGGGACGGGCGGTGCCTATCTCTACTCTCTATTTCCCACTTTCTTTCCCCAGTGGTTCATCAACCAAGGACTTCGCCCCGATGTCTATTTTGAGGCGGCATCCGTGGTGATTACGCTGCTCTTGCTGGGGCGACTCTTGGAGAACCGAGCCAAGGGGAAAACGTCGGAAGCGATCCGCAACTTGATGGGATTGCAGGCCAAAACGGCACGGGTGATTCGGGATGGACAGGACGTGGACATTCCGATTGCGGAGGTGGTTCTGGGAGACATCATCCGAGTGCGCCCAGGGGAGAAGATTCCCGTTGATGGCGAAATTGTAGACGGTTCTTCCACGATTGACGAAGCAATGGTGACAGGGGAAAGTGTGCCTGTGAAAAAGCAGGCGGGGGATGAAGTCATCGGCGCAACGATTAACAAAACGGGGAGTTTTACCTTTCGGGCTACGCGAGTGGGCAAAGATACGTTCCTAGCCCAAATCGTGAAGCTGGTGCAACAAGCTCAAGGCTCGAAAGCACCGATTCAACGACTTGCAGATCAGGTGACAGGCTGGTTTGTGCCTGCGGTGATGGCGATCGCCCTCCTCACGTTCATCATTTGGTTTAACGTGATGGGCAACGTCACAATGGCGTTGATTCCAACGGTTGGTGTGTTGATCATTGCCTGTCCCTGTGCGCTGGGTTTAGCCACTCCCACCTCGATTATGGTCGGTACCGGG
The nucleotide sequence above comes from Synechococcales cyanobacterium T60_A2020_003. Encoded proteins:
- a CDS encoding copper-translocating P-type ATPase — translated: MENTTLKLKGMSCAACASTIEDAIRAVPGVEACSVNFGAEQARVTYDPTQTDVSAIQTAVDDAGYAAQPLQDDPLASDDDAERRERQAEQRTLARKVWVSGIISAILVIGSIPAMTGIAVPLIPMGLHTPLLQMVLTAPVLLWAGNSFFINAWKAFKRHTATMDTLVAVGTGGAYLYSLFPTFFPQWFINQGLRPDVYFEAASVVITLLLLGRLLENRAKGKTSEAIRNLMGLQAKTARVIRDGQDVDIPIAEVVLGDIIRVRPGEKIPVDGEIVDGSSTIDEAMVTGESVPVKKQAGDEVIGATINKTGSFTFRATRVGKDTFLAQIVKLVQQAQGSKAPIQRLADQVTGWFVPAVMAIALLTFIIWFNVMGNVTMALIPTVGVLIIACPCALGLATPTSIMVGTGKGAENGILIKGADSLELAHKLQTIILDKTGTITQGKPTVTDYVTVNGTANQNELTILRLAASVERNSEHPLAEAIVQYAQAQEVSLGDVQHFEAIAGSGVQGFVDQQQVQIGTYRWMTDLGMDTRAITSQWDRLESLGRTVVWVAVNGQIEAILGIADAVKPSSASAIRTLRKMGLDVVMLTGDNQRTADAIAHEVGIDRVFAEVRPDQKAAAVQKIQAEGKIVAMVGDGINDAPALAQADVGIAIGTGTDVAIAASDITLISGDLHGIVTAIQLSRATIRNIKQNLFFAFIYNVAGIPI
- a CDS encoding heavy-metal-associated domain-containing protein, whose product is MKLEFTVPNMACSACGDTITKAIQALDPSALVQTDPKTKQVRVDTSAAEPAVKQAITDAGYTVT